From Rhodovastum atsumiense, a single genomic window includes:
- a CDS encoding extensin-like domain-containing protein, protein MRWLLGLALLFGLVALGLRHLPPEWDPRRPLDLTAAPNALTGLKLRALQLQPDLCPAAFTGSGLPFLPVPDRPADNGCAIEHAVRLTGPVRAMPANPVVTCPLAAAWTLFERNTLQPEARQLLGTEVTAIRHYGTYACRNVNHAQAGRRSQHATANAIDIAGFVLRDGREVKLAGNWGGSGPESAFLHALRDGACRWFRGVLGPEYNAAHHDHFHLDMGPWRICR, encoded by the coding sequence ATGCGATGGCTGCTCGGCCTCGCACTCCTGTTCGGACTGGTTGCCCTGGGGCTGCGTCACCTGCCGCCGGAATGGGATCCGCGGCGGCCGCTCGACCTCACCGCCGCCCCCAATGCACTCACCGGGCTGAAGCTGCGGGCCCTGCAATTGCAGCCCGATCTCTGCCCCGCCGCCTTTACCGGCTCAGGGCTTCCGTTCCTGCCGGTGCCCGACCGCCCTGCCGATAACGGCTGCGCGATCGAGCATGCCGTGCGGCTGACAGGCCCGGTCCGCGCCATGCCGGCCAACCCGGTCGTCACCTGCCCGCTCGCCGCCGCCTGGACCCTGTTCGAGCGCAACACCCTGCAGCCCGAGGCGAGGCAGCTTCTCGGCACGGAAGTTACCGCCATCCGCCACTACGGCACCTATGCCTGCCGCAACGTCAACCACGCCCAGGCCGGACGCCGCAGCCAGCACGCCACCGCGAACGCGATCGACATCGCCGGCTTCGTGCTGCGCGACGGGCGGGAGGTGAAACTGGCCGGCAACTGGGGCGGCAGCGGTCCCGAATCAGCCTTCCTGCACGCCCTGCGCGACGGCGCCTGCCGCTGGTTCCGCGGCGTGCTCGGCCCCGAGTACAACGCCGCCCATCACGACCATTTCCATCTCGACATGGGCCCCTGGCGGATCTGCCGCTGA
- the mtgA gene encoding monofunctional biosynthetic peptidoglycan transglycosylase produces MASPRPDAEQARRPSRGVPEVQARPRRSWRPRLRRLVGRALLLALLGPLLLIVLFRFVPPVLTPLMVIRLIQGYGLHREWIAYEDIAPALAQAVISAEDNLFCEETLGFDFAAMRGQIETWSNGERPRGASTITMQTAKNLLLWPGRDPVRKVVEAWLTPQIAVLWPKRRVLEVYLNIVEFGPGVYGAGTAARRFFGKVPSQLSPREAALLAAVLPRPLEWSAASPAPHVRQRAAIIERRVGQIRPLLACAR; encoded by the coding sequence ATGGCCAGTCCTCGCCCCGATGCCGAGCAGGCACGCCGCCCGAGCCGGGGGGTACCGGAGGTCCAGGCGCGACCCAGGCGTTCCTGGCGTCCGCGCTTGCGCCGGCTGGTCGGCCGGGCCCTGCTGCTGGCGTTGCTGGGGCCGCTGCTGCTGATCGTGCTGTTCCGCTTCGTGCCGCCGGTGCTGACCCCGTTGATGGTGATCCGCCTGATCCAGGGGTATGGCCTGCACCGGGAATGGATTGCCTACGAGGATATCGCCCCGGCGCTCGCCCAGGCGGTGATTTCCGCCGAGGACAACCTGTTCTGCGAGGAAACCCTGGGCTTCGATTTCGCCGCCATGCGCGGGCAGATCGAGACCTGGTCGAACGGCGAGCGCCCCCGCGGGGCGAGCACCATCACCATGCAGACCGCCAAGAACCTGCTGCTCTGGCCGGGGCGCGACCCGGTCCGCAAGGTCGTGGAGGCGTGGCTGACGCCCCAGATCGCGGTATTGTGGCCCAAGCGCAGGGTGCTTGAAGTCTACCTGAACATCGTGGAATTCGGCCCGGGCGTCTATGGCGCGGGGACGGCGGCGCGGCGTTTCTTCGGCAAGGTGCCGTCGCAGCTCTCGCCGCGGGAAGCGGCGCTGCTGGCGGCGGTGTTGCCGCGCCCGCTGGAATGGTCGGCGGCATCCCCGGCCCCGCATGTGCGGCAGCGGGCGGCCATCATCGAGCGCCGCGTCGGGCAGATCCGGCCGCTGCTGGCCTGTGCGCGGTGA
- the treY gene encoding malto-oligosyltrehalose synthase produces the protein MSETRVPVPRATYRLQFHAKFGFAEAAALAPYLARLGVSHVYASPYLKARPGSSHGYDIVDHGRFNPELGDEAAFRDMVAAFRANGLGQVLDFVPNHMGVGGSDSLWWLDVLEWGPDSDYAGWFDIDWEPDRRYLLGKLLVPFLGDQYGAVLESGQLSLRFEPETGSFAVWAYDTHKLPICPLQYQHVLGDAHPELERLGDAFSGLPNWRPRVVQRARDLQAVLAALARERADVREAVGAAVARLNGEPGRLETWRGLDALIQEQHWRAAHFRVAADDINYRRFFNINELAGLRMELPELFDHAHALVFSLLREGVLDGLRIDHVDGLFDPKGYLLRLREQAPRPFYLVVEKILARHEALREEWPVEGTTGYEFANLVLGVLVDPAGEAGLSKVYAGFAEDARPFGEIVRDCKIRIMLNEMASELNVLARDAARIARQNPRTADFTRNILQRALKEIVACFPVYRTYVDGAVPVEEDRRYIDWAVAQARRNETDVDPSVFDFLHRLLTTDLVAEPRSGFSRHTVVRFAMRVQQYSGPVMAKGLEDTAFYRYNRFVALNEVGGHPDHFGVSLASFHKSNAQRAARWPHAMLNTSTHDTKRGEDTRARLAVLSELPEEWARQVQAWSRILRARRGDVEGTAPPDRNDEYLFYQLLLGAWPAELTGVGGLDAGQVGAFVGRMEGAIIKSLREAKLHSTWAAPDAAYEEAMLGFVRDALDVSASDAFLGAFLPFQERVARLGVHNSLVQTVLKLTVPGMPDIYQGAEVWDLSLVDPDNRRPVDYERRMWLLDEVTVALERDRRAALREMLAEWRDGRIKLGVTSLLLAYRRAHPGLFAEGAYEPLVAVGARAEQVCAFARRHGEDAAVVVAARFPVRLAADPDWAGTVLPWPRIEGQRWCDLFSGREIVPSDNGVGIEVVLGDLPVAVLVLEGT, from the coding sequence ATGAGTGAAACCCGTGTGCCGGTGCCGCGTGCGACCTACCGCCTGCAGTTCCACGCGAAGTTCGGCTTCGCCGAGGCGGCGGCGCTCGCGCCCTACCTGGCACGGCTCGGCGTCAGCCATGTCTATGCCTCGCCCTATCTGAAGGCGCGGCCGGGCAGCAGCCACGGCTACGACATCGTCGATCACGGCCGGTTCAACCCGGAACTGGGCGACGAGGCGGCGTTCCGCGACATGGTCGCGGCGTTCCGGGCGAACGGGCTGGGGCAGGTGCTGGACTTCGTGCCGAACCACATGGGCGTCGGCGGTTCCGACAGCCTGTGGTGGCTCGACGTACTGGAATGGGGACCGGATTCCGACTACGCGGGCTGGTTCGACATCGACTGGGAGCCGGACCGGCGCTATCTGCTGGGCAAGCTGCTGGTGCCTTTCCTGGGTGACCAGTACGGGGCCGTTCTGGAATCCGGCCAGCTCAGCCTGCGCTTCGAGCCGGAGACCGGCAGCTTCGCGGTATGGGCCTATGACACGCACAAGCTGCCGATCTGTCCGCTGCAGTACCAGCACGTGCTCGGTGATGCACACCCGGAGCTGGAACGGTTGGGCGACGCGTTTTCCGGCCTGCCGAACTGGCGGCCGCGCGTGGTGCAGCGTGCCAGGGACCTGCAGGCCGTGCTGGCCGCGCTGGCGCGGGAGCGGGCGGATGTGCGGGAGGCGGTGGGAGCGGCGGTCGCGCGGCTCAACGGCGAGCCCGGCCGGCTGGAGACCTGGCGCGGGCTGGATGCGCTGATCCAGGAGCAGCACTGGCGCGCCGCGCATTTCCGCGTCGCCGCGGATGACATCAACTACCGGCGCTTCTTCAACATCAACGAGCTCGCCGGGCTGCGCATGGAACTGCCGGAGCTGTTCGACCATGCGCATGCCCTGGTTTTCTCGCTGCTGCGCGAGGGCGTGCTGGACGGGCTGCGCATCGACCACGTGGACGGGCTGTTCGATCCCAAGGGCTACCTGCTGCGGCTGCGCGAGCAGGCGCCCCGGCCGTTCTATCTGGTCGTTGAGAAAATCCTGGCCCGGCACGAGGCGCTGCGCGAGGAGTGGCCGGTCGAGGGCACCACCGGCTACGAATTCGCCAACCTCGTGCTCGGGGTGCTGGTGGATCCGGCGGGCGAAGCGGGGCTTTCCAAGGTCTACGCCGGCTTTGCCGAGGATGCGCGTCCCTTTGGCGAGATCGTGCGCGACTGCAAGATCCGCATCATGCTGAACGAGATGGCGAGCGAGCTGAACGTGCTGGCCCGTGACGCGGCGCGCATCGCCCGGCAGAATCCGCGTACCGCCGATTTCACGCGCAACATCCTGCAGCGGGCGCTGAAGGAGATCGTCGCCTGTTTTCCGGTCTACCGCACCTATGTGGACGGCGCCGTGCCGGTCGAGGAGGATCGCCGCTACATCGATTGGGCGGTGGCGCAGGCGCGGCGCAACGAGACGGATGTCGATCCGAGTGTCTTCGATTTCCTGCACCGTTTGTTGACGACGGATCTGGTGGCAGAGCCGCGCAGCGGCTTCAGCCGGCACACGGTGGTGCGCTTCGCCATGCGGGTGCAGCAATACAGCGGCCCGGTGATGGCGAAGGGTCTCGAGGACACGGCCTTCTATCGCTACAACCGGTTCGTGGCGCTGAACGAGGTGGGCGGGCATCCCGACCATTTCGGCGTCTCGCTGGCATCCTTCCACAAGTCGAATGCGCAACGTGCCGCGCGTTGGCCGCACGCGATGCTGAACACGTCGACGCATGACACCAAGCGTGGCGAGGACACCAGGGCGCGGCTGGCGGTGTTGTCGGAGTTGCCGGAGGAATGGGCGCGGCAGGTGCAGGCCTGGAGCCGCATCCTGCGGGCCCGTCGCGGCGACGTGGAGGGCACCGCGCCGCCCGACCGCAACGACGAATACCTGTTCTACCAGTTGCTGCTTGGTGCCTGGCCGGCCGAACTCACCGGCGTCGGTGGCCTGGATGCCGGGCAGGTCGGTGCCTTTGTCGGGCGCATGGAAGGGGCGATCATCAAGTCCCTGCGCGAGGCGAAGCTGCATTCCACCTGGGCGGCGCCGGATGCCGCTTACGAGGAAGCGATGCTCGGTTTCGTGCGCGATGCCCTGGATGTTTCCGCGTCCGATGCGTTCCTGGGGGCTTTCCTGCCGTTCCAGGAGCGGGTGGCGCGGCTTGGCGTGCACAACAGTCTGGTGCAGACCGTCCTGAAGCTGACGGTTCCTGGCATGCCGGACATCTACCAGGGGGCCGAGGTGTGGGATCTCAGCCTGGTGGATCCGGACAACCGGCGTCCGGTGGACTATGAGCGCCGGATGTGGCTGCTCGATGAGGTGACGGTGGCGCTGGAGCGTGACCGGCGGGCGGCGTTGCGGGAGATGCTGGCGGAGTGGCGGGACGGCCGCATCAAGCTGGGGGTGACCAGCCTGTTGCTGGCGTATCGCCGCGCGCATCCGGGCTTGTTCGCCGAAGGGGCGTATGAGCCGCTGGTGGCGGTGGGGGCGAGGGCTGAGCAGGTCTGTGCCTTTGCGCGGCGTCATGGGGAAGATGCGGCGGTGGTGGTGGCGGCGCGTTTCCCGGTGCGGCTGGCAGCCGACCCGGACTGGGCCGGCACGGTGCTTCCCTGGCCCCGGATCGAGGGGCAGCGCTGGTGTGACCTGTTCAGTGGCCGTGAGATCGTGCCCAGCGACAATGGGGTGGGCATCGAGGTGGTTTTGGGCGATTTGCCGGTTGCCGTTCTGGTGCTTGAGGGCACCTGA
- a CDS encoding site-2 protease family protein: protein MTWSFPIVTLKGTVIRLHVTFLLFLAWIAAAHYAQGGMSALVQGVAFTLLLFLSVVLHEFGHVLAARRYGVQTPDITLLPIGGVARLERIPERPVEELVVALAGPAVNLVIAVVLFLVLGGTLPEQSLQMHAQDAGLLARLAVANLFLVLFNLVPAFPMDGGRVLRALLAWRLGYGRATQIAASIGQGLAFALGVLGLFGNPILLFIGLFVWLGAASEAHAVQIREASRGIIAADAAVTQFESLSPMSRVEDAVQCLIRTTQHEFPVVDGGGRLRGVLTRDAMIRALREGGPDTPVIEVMVRDIPMVNHRTSLADALRLLQERQLPAVGVEDGGGRLVGLITPENVGEMMMVQAARNAGPGGGPGGTPPGLRNPWRAPDAGPTSPA from the coding sequence ATGACCTGGTCGTTTCCCATCGTCACTTTGAAGGGCACGGTGATTCGCCTGCATGTGACGTTTCTGTTGTTTCTCGCCTGGATTGCTGCCGCGCACTATGCGCAGGGTGGAATGTCCGCCTTGGTGCAGGGCGTCGCCTTTACCTTGCTGCTGTTCCTGAGTGTGGTGCTGCACGAATTCGGTCACGTGCTGGCCGCAAGGCGCTATGGTGTGCAGACCCCTGACATCACGTTGCTGCCGATCGGCGGCGTTGCCCGGTTGGAGCGCATTCCCGAACGCCCGGTTGAGGAACTGGTGGTGGCGCTGGCGGGGCCGGCGGTGAATCTGGTGATCGCTGTTGTCCTGTTCCTGGTGCTGGGCGGGACCTTGCCCGAGCAAAGCCTGCAGATGCATGCGCAGGATGCCGGGTTGCTGGCCCGGCTTGCGGTAGCCAATCTGTTTTTGGTGCTGTTCAATCTGGTTCCGGCGTTCCCGATGGATGGCGGGCGGGTGTTGCGGGCCTTGCTGGCGTGGCGCCTCGGCTATGGGCGGGCGACCCAGATCGCCGCCTCGATCGGCCAGGGGCTTGCCTTCGCGCTGGGGGTGCTTGGGTTGTTCGGCAATCCGATCCTGTTGTTCATCGGCTTGTTCGTCTGGCTCGGGGCAGCGTCGGAGGCGCATGCGGTGCAGATCCGCGAGGCGTCGCGGGGGATCATTGCCGCTGATGCCGCGGTGACGCAGTTCGAGAGTCTTTCGCCGATGAGCCGGGTCGAGGATGCGGTGCAATGTCTGATCCGCACCACGCAGCACGAATTCCCGGTGGTGGACGGGGGCGGGCGGTTGCGTGGGGTGCTGACGCGCGACGCCATGATCCGCGCGTTGCGTGAGGGTGGCCCGGACACGCCGGTGATCGAGGTGATGGTGCGTGACATCCCGATGGTGAATCACCGCACCAGCCTGGCCGATGCGTTGCGGTTGCTGCAGGAGCGGCAATTGCCGGCGGTGGGGGTGGAGGATGGCGGTGGGCGGCTGGTCGGCCTGATCACGCCGGAGAATGTCGGCGAGATGATGATGGTGCAGGCGGCGCGCAATGCCGGTCCGGGGGGTGGGCCGGGGGGCACCCCGCCGGGGCTGCGCAACCCGTGGCGGGCGCCGGATGCCGGGCCGACCTCGCCGGCGTGA